The window ATGTGCCATATTTCTTTTTCTTTTCGAAAAAAAAAAAATCACTGAAAAACACAGGCCCAAATATAAACAGATGATATATCTAAAGAGAAAATTACATAGTGACACATGACCAAATTTATAAATAAAAAAAACCCACTTATAATAATATTTAGACAAATTAGGACATGAACTCAATCCCATAACCAACAACAGTTGGTTTGACTTGAATTTTTACTGCCAAAATGACGAAAATGTTTGGTTTCATTATAAATTTACAAAGATGCCACTACTAAGTCTCCATTCTCTTTTTCCTCACCCACCCCACCGATCTGCTTTTTTTTCTTCTCTCTCTCTCTGATCTGCTCTCCCTTTCTCTCCTCACCCACCCCGCCGGCGAGATCTGTAAGTAGCCTAAGCTCTTCTGTGTTTGAGGCAATAGAACATACTTCAGATGCCGATGTCACCGGATTGGTTGATTAAGTTTATTTTTGCGGAATTCCGGTGTTGATTTGTGAGGTTTTGGACTATGTAGGTTTTGGTCACCGAGGAGGTGGACGAGGTCGACGCTTTAATCTGGCCTTGTAATCTTGTGTTGGATCTAAGATCACTGTTACTGAGTTGTGGAATAATTTGGCTGAAATAATGAGGTCTCTCTCTTCTTTCTCTATCTCTCTCTCAGTAGCAGCATAAACCTCCTCAGTAGCAGCACTACAATAGTGAATTAAACAATGGAAGTAGCAACAACCATAGCTTTGCAATATGACAGTAGCAACATTTCAATAATGATCTAAACAGGAGCGGTAGCAGCTAACTTCATGGTCAGCAGTAGCAGCTAGCTTCACAGTAAGCAGTAGCAGTTAGTTTCACAATCGGCAGTAGAACTGGCAGTAGCACCTTTTGACTCGGCAGTAGGCAGTAGCGCATTCCTACTCAGCAGTAATACCTTCTTACTTGGCAGGCAGTAGCACATCTCTCATACAATAGCTTACTCGGCAGGCAATAGCACATCTCTCATACAGTAACAATAGAGTAGGTAGTGAAAGGTAGTTTGGTAAAATATGTAGTGACGACATGTAGATATTAATTTGTCCTAATTTGTTAATTTTTGTCCTTAAATGTGTAAGATATTGTATAAAGGATGTATTTGTAAACTGAAATTTGGTTAGTAACTAATATGTAGTTTACTAATATCTAAATCCAGCCCACATGATAAGGAAAAGCCCAAGTTTGTAAGTTTCGATACTTTGTACAATCTACTTAATCTAGCTACCTAGGGTTTTCTGTCGGTACTCGATCTAGGGTTTCGAGAATGGGGGACGGCAATGATGAGGTCCTTAAGCGAGATCATACCGACTTAGGCGACTATGATGAAGATGTGACTGCCGAGATCCTAGCAAGGCTGCCGCTCAAATCCTTGATGCGATTCCGGTGCGTCTGCAAGTCATGGCGTGCTTTGATCTCCGACTCTTATTTTGTAAAGAAACACCTTAGCTACGGAGAGAGGCATCACCGAGAGCGCTCACAGGGTCATTTGCAGGCTGGATCCTCCTTTTGCGTTGGACTGTGAAGCCTTGGAAAGTGTTGAGGGTGATGATGTTCATGGTGGTTGTGGTGGTCAGTTTGTCACTCGGTTGGACTTTAAAACTAACTGTCATTTCCGTTATAAATATCTTGTTGGTGCTTGCAATGGCTTGGTATGTGTGGGACAATCTGGTACTGTTGACTCGAACGACATTATGTTATGGAACCCTTGCACTAGAGACTCCAAGGTTTTACCAAAACCTCCTCGAGTTCACTATGTGTCTTTTTATGGATTCGGGTATGATTCTACTAATGACGACTACAAGGTGATACGGGGTTTCTCTTATTGGGATGGTGCTCGTTCGAAATTCACGATTCACATCTTCTCACTGAAACGAGGTTCATGGAGGACTGTCAAAGACATTGATTATGTTCAGATTCTTACGCAGCAAGGGTTATACTTCAATGGAGCTCTGCATTGGTTATATTGGGTACGCCAAGGGTGCTCAAGAATTTTGTCTTTTGATTTAGGAGCAGAGCAATTTTAGAAAACAATTCCACTACCCTATGATGATTGGTTTCGTGATCTGTTGATTCATAAAAATTGTCTGTGTATTTACTTGCCCAACTGAAACCAACAGTTTCAATGTATGGATGATGAAAGAATATGGGGTCAAGGAATCCTGGACTGAAGTAGTACAATTTTCTTTGGAGAATTGTGTAATAAATAATTATAATATTGATTATAGAGAATTTTTCATGCCTGTGTGCATTTTAGAGAATGGTGTAGTTCTGATTAAAAAGATTGGTTGCACTACTGAAGGCATCATGGTATTATGTAATCTCAAGAAGAAGAAGACATTCAAGAATTTTGATGAGGTCGAGAAAAACGTGGATTTTTGGACAGTTACTTACCGAGAGACGATAGTTTCACACCAAACACATACAAAGCCAACAATGTGAGTCTTCTTCATCCATGATGAACATTAGAATTTTAGTAGTGTGGTTACCATGTTTCAGTTGTCGGTACTGCTACTACTATCTTCAGCTTTGATCCATATTGGGTGCAACTTTTCTCCAGGGTAATTATATTGGAAACTTAAAGCTTAATGTCACCGATACTTGATTCAAATGCATAAATTTTGTGAATCTTATTAATATATGGCGCACAGCGACAAGTATCAATAATGTTATTCTTTGTATGCTAAGCAAGCGTTGTTCTTCCCTCTTTTGCTTTCAGTTCTGACTTCAGAATGAGTGAAATGTCTGTAATTCAACTTATAACTCATTGTTATCAGATTTGTAGATGAGCTTGTATAGCTCGTTGCTGCAGTACTCAAGAAAATAGGGAGGCGATCGTGCTTTTGTGGAAGCTACCTGGTTGTAATATTTCAAAGTGGCCGCTCATTTTGAGGGGGAGAGGTGTGTGTAATGTTTCTCTTTCACTCCGAAGTAACTTGGGAGACCCTAAAAGTCATTGTTTATGTAGAAAGTGGATGCAGTTTTTGTAGATATTGTCATAAGAACGAAATATCGCGTCTTTGCAAACCTAAAGATTCACTCAGAAACTTACCACCTAAGTTGCACGGACACGGACACGGTGACACAACACAGCCTGACACGGCGACACGACAAAACTCAAAAACTGAGTTTCCGACACGGCTTGGACACGGCAAACAAAATTATATATTTATGTATTTTTAATAAATAAAAAATATACTAAAATATGAAATAAGTTCTTTACATTACCAAATAAAATTCTAAATTCAATCTATTCTATAACCATAAGAAACAAGTCAAGTGCATAACTAATAACATTAAAAGCAGCAGACCTCAAGCACCTAAAACATAACATTAAATAAAAACAAACTTGAGTAGTAACTTGTTTTCAAACAGGACAATCTGTAGTATAGTAGCACCTAATAGACAAGAAGATGAACTAATATAATTATCATATCCATAATCCAATAATCCATCCAAACCTTCTTTTTTTTTTTTTTTTTTTTTTTTAAAGTTTTGAAACGCTGACCGGCGTGTTATAATGCCATGTCGGGGCCGGTCAACATGTCCTAAAAGTCAACTTTTTCAGACACGCCACATGGCGTGTCGGACACATATTTTGTCGTGTTGGAGTATCCGACACTCCGACACTCCACGGGTGTCAGGGGCGGAACTGTAGTCAGGCCCGGAGGGGTCCGGACCACCCCCAGCTTTTGGACAGATATCTATTTTCTAGCTAACACTACCAGAAGAAAGACTTTAGCCGACGAAAAAAAAAAACAGGCCGACGAAACAATTTTTCGTCGGCTAAATTATATTTTCGTCGGCTATAGTCAACTTTAGCCGACGAAAATATAATTTCGTCGGCTAAAGTTCTTTATATTCGTAGATCTGGACAGCAGCTCATCTGAGAAGAGAAAACGGGAGAAGAAAAAACGGGAGAAAAAGTTTGGGTGTTGTTGAAATCTGTCCATTATTAAGAAGTGGAGCTATATATAGGTACNNNNNNNNNNNNNNNNNNNNNNNNNNNNNNNNNNNNNNNNNNNNNNNNNNNNNNNNNNNNNNNNNNNNNNNNNNNNNNNNNNNNNNNNNNNNNNNNNNNNNNNNNNNNNNNNNNNNNNNNNNNNNNNNNNNNNNNNNNNNNNNNNNNNNNNNNNNNNNNNNNNNNNNNNNNNNNNNNNNNNNNNNNNNNNNNNNNNNNNNNNNNNNNNNNNNNNNNNNNNNNNNNNNNNNNNNNNNNNNNNNNNNNNNNNNNNNNNNNNNNNNNNNNNNNNNNNNNNNNNNNNNNNNNNNNNNNNNNNNNNNNNNNNNNNNNNNNNNNNNNNNNNNNNNNNNNNNNNNNNNNNNNNNNNNNNNNNNNNNNNNNNNNNNNNNNNNNNNNNNNNNNNNNNNNNNNNNNNNNNNNNNNNNNNNNNNNNNNNNNNNNNNNNNNNNNNNNNNNNNNNNNNNNNNNNNNNNNNNNNNNNNNNNNNNNNNNNNNNNNNNNNNNNNNNNNNNNNNNNNNNNNNNNNNNNNNNNNNNNNNNNNNNNNNNNNNNNNNNNNNNNNNNNNNNNNNNNNNNNNNNNNNNNNNNNNNNNNNNNNNNNNNNNNNNNNNNNNNNNNNNNNNNNNNNNNNNNNNNNNNNNNNNNNNNNNNNNNNNNNNNNNNNNNNNNNNNNNNNNNNNNNNNNNNNNNNNNNNNNNNNNNNNNNNNNNNNNNNNNNNNNNNNNNNNNNNNNNNNNNNNNNNNNNNNNNNNNNNNNNNNNNNNNNNNNNNNNNNNNNNNNNNNNNNNNNNNNNNNNNNNNNNNNNNNNNNNNNNNNNNNNNNNNNNNNNNNNNNNNNNNNNNNNNNNNNNNNNNNNNNNNNNNNNNNNNNNNNNNNNNNNNNNNNNNNNNNNNNNNNNNNNNNNNNNNNNNNNNNNNNNNNNNNNNNNNNNNNNNNNNNNNNNNNNNNNNNNNNNNNNNNNNNNNNNNNNNNNNNNNNNNNNNNNNNNNNNNNNNNNNNNNNNNNNNNNNNNNNNNNNNNNNNNNNNNNNNNNNNNNNNNNNNNNNNNNNNNNNNNNNNNNNNNNNNNNNNNNNNNNNNNNNNNNNNNNNNNNNNNNNNNNNNNNNNNNNNNNNNNNNNNNNNNNNNNNNNNNNNNNNNNNNNNNNNNNNNNNNNNNNNNNNNNNNNNNNNNNNNNNNNNNNNNNNNNNNNNNNNNNNNNNNNNNNNNNNNNNNNNNNNNNNNNNNNNNNNNNNNNNNNNNNNNNNNNNNNNNNNNNNNNNNNNNNNNNNNNNNNNNNNNNNNNNNNNNNNNNNNNNNNNNNNNNNNNNNNNNNNNNNNNNNNNNNNNNNNNNNNNNNNNNNNNNNNNNNNNNNNNNNNNNNNNNNNNNNNNNNNNNNNNNNNNNNNNNNNNNNNNNNNNNNNNNNNNNNNNNNNNNNNNNNNNNNNNNNNNNNNNNNNNNNNNNNNNNNNNNNNNNNNNNNNNNNNNNNNNNNNNNNNNNNNNNNNNNNNNNNNNNNNNNNNNNNNNNNNNNNNNNNNNNNNNNNNNNNNNNNNNNNNNNNNNNNNNNNNNNNNNNNNNNNNNNNNNNNNNNNNNNNNNNNNNNNNNNNNNNNNNNNNNNNNNNNNNNNNNNNNNNNNNNNNNNNNNNNNNNNNNNNNNNNNNNNNNNNNNNNNNNNNNNNNNNNNNNNNNNNNNNNNNNNNNNNNNNNNNNNNNNNNNNNNNNNNNNNNNNNNNNNNNNNNNNNNNNNNNNNNNNNNNNNNNNNNNNNNNNNNNNNNNNNNNNNNNNNNNNNNNNNNNNNNNNNNNNNNNNNNNNNNNNNNNNNNNNNNNNNNNNNNNNNNNNNNNNNNNNNNNNNNNNNNNNNNNNNNNNNNNNNNNNNNNNNNNNNNNNNNNNNNNNNNNNNNNNNNNNNNNNNNNNNNNNNNNNNNNNNNNNNNNNNNNNNNNNNNNNNNNNNNNNNNNNNNNNNNNNNNNNNNNNNNNNNNNNNNNNNNNNNNNNNNNNNNNNNNNNNNNNNNNNNNNNNNNNNNNNNNNNNNNNNNNNNNNNNNNNNNNNNNNNNNNNNNNNNNNNNNNNNNNNNNNNNNNNNNNNNNNNNNNNNNNNNNNNNNNNNNNNNNNNNNNNNNNNNNNNNNNNNNNNNNNNNNNNNNNNNNNNNNNNNNNNNNNNNNNNNNNNNNNNNNNNNNNNNNNNNNNNNNNNNNNNNNNNNNNNNNNNNNNNNNNNNNNNNNNNNNNNNNNNNNNNNNNNNNNNNNNNNNNNNNNNNNNNNNNNNNNNNNNNNNNNNNNNNNNNNNNNNNNNNNNNNNNNNNNNNNNNNNNNNNNNNNNNNNNNNNNNNNNNNNNNNNNNNNNNNNNNNNNNNNNNNNNNNNNNNNNNNNNNNNNNNNNNNNNNNNNNNNNNNNNNNNNNNNNNNNNNNNNNNNNNNNNNNNNNNNNNNNNNNNNNNNNNNNNNNNNNNNNNNNNNNNNNNNNNNNNNNNNNNNNNNNNNNNNNNNNNNNNNNNNNNNNNNNNNNNNNNNNNNNNNNNNNNNNNNNNNNNNNNNNNNNNNNNNNNNNNNNNNNNNNNNNNNNNNNNNNNNNNNNNNNNNNNNNNNNNNNNNNNNNNNNNNNNNNNNNNNNNNNNNNNNNNNNNNNNNNNNNNNNNNNNNNNNNNNNNNNNNNNNNNNNNNNNNNNNNNNNNNNNNNNNNNNNNNNNNNNNNNNNNNNNNNNNNNNNNNNNNNNNNNNNNNNNNNNNNNNNNNNNNNNNNNNNNNNNNNNNNNNNNNNNNNNNNNNNNNNNNNNNNNNNNNNNNNNNNNNNNNNNNNNNNNNNNNNNNNNNNNNNNNNNNNNNNNNNNNNNNNNNNNNNNNNNNNNNNNNNNNNNNNNNNNNNNNNNNNNNNNNNNNNNNNNNNNNNNNNNNNNNNNNNNNNNNNN of the Fragaria vesca subsp. vesca linkage group LG6, FraVesHawaii_1.0, whole genome shotgun sequence genome contains:
- the LOC101297656 gene encoding F-box/kelch-repeat protein At3g06240-like, which produces MGDGNDEVLKRDHTDLGDYDEDVTAEILARLPLKSLMRFRNTLATERGITESAHRVICRLDPPFALDCEALESVEGDDVHGGCGGQFVTRLDFKTNCHFRYKYLVGACNGLVCVGQSGTVDSNDIMLWNPCTRDSKVLPKPPRVHYVSFYGFGYDSTNDDYKVIRGFSYWDGARSKFTIHIFSLKRGSWRTVKDIDYVQILTQQGLYFNGALHWLYWVRQGCSRILSFDLGAEQF